CCCGCCACAGGCCCGGACGTAGGCCAAGGTCACGGCCAGGCTGGGGAGTTTCCGCCCGCCGGCGGCCTCCGAAAGCGTCCCGGCCGAGTAGTGCGCGCGCCGGCCGAGCTCGCGGTACGTCGGATTTCCGGCGCTCTCGCGCAAACGCCGGAGATCGGCGGCGAATTCGGTCAGCGGGTCGTCCCCGGGATCCAAGGGTCGCTCCGGACGCGGCACCCCGTCCTCCCTTTTCCGCTGGTTTCTCCCCAACCGTATCGGGTGCCGCGCCGGGTCAGGGCGCGTTCGGCGAATCCAGCGCGCGTCGGACGGCTTCGCGGTCGACGCCGAGTTCGGCGAGCAGGTCGGCGGCCGGGTCGGGCGGGGGCACCGTCAGCAGCGCCCGCAGCAGTCCGGCGGGCTCCCTCGGCTTGGCTTTGTTGACGGCCGCGCGCGCGTTCGAGGTCAACGCGCCCGGGGACAGCCGTCCGCGCTTCACCGGGACGGCCGCCGGCCGCAGCCCTTCCACCTCGATGCCGAGGGCCGCCAGCGCCACCCGGTCGAGCCGGTCGAGGGCGGCGCGCGCCTCGTCGAGGTTCTTCCCGAGGGCCCGGGCACTGCCCGGGTCGTGCAGGAGGCCGAGCAGCAGGTGCTCGGTGCCCAGGCGCCGGTCGCCACGGCGGCGGGACTCCTCCAGGGCCGCCGTCACGACGACGGCGAACGGGCTCTTGGCGATCAGCCGGTCGAGCACCACGGCCTCACTTCCCGTACTTCGCGTGCACGGACTGGCGGGCGACGCCGAGGGCGTCCCCGATCTGCTCCCACGACCAGCCGCGCTCCCTCGCGTGCGCGACGGCGGCCGCCTCGACCTGCTCGGCGAGCCGGTGCAGCGCGCCGACGGCCCGCAGCGCGACCGCGGGGTCGGTTTCCGAAATCCGCCCCGAAAGCTCTTCCGCTTCCATGGCGCGTCAGTCTAGCCTGACAGGGCAGCTGTCAGTTCAAACTGACAAACCGAGGAGGGCGTCATGGATGTCGCGGTGATCGGCGCGGGCCCGGTGGGCCTGATGCTGGCGGCGGAGCTGCGGCTCGGCGGGGCCGGGGTGGTGGTCCTGGACCGGCGGGCCGCGCCGGACGAGCGGCCGCGGGCGAACGGGCTCGGCGGCCGGATCGTCGAGCAGCTCGACCACCGGGGGCTGCTGGACCGCTTCCGGGCCGAGGCGGCGTTCGCCGGCCCGTTCCCCGGGTTCCCGTTCGGGCCGGTGCCCCTGGACTTCCGTGGCCTGGACTCGCCGATGCGCGGGCTGATGCTGCAGCAACCGCGGATGGAGGCCCTGCTGGCCGCCCGCGCGACCGAGCTCGGCGCCGAAATCCGGCGCGGGCACGAGCTGCTGGACCTCGGCACGGTCCGGGGCCCGGACGGCCCGTACCGGCTGGAGGCGCGGTACCTCGTCGGCTGCGACGGGGCGCACAGCCGGGCGCGCGAGCTGGCCGGGATCGGGTTCCCCGGCACCACCGACGACGAGCTGATGCGGCTGGGGCACTTCCGGGGCGACCTCGCCCTCTTCACGACGATGCCGGGCGTCGAGCGCGGCTGGAACCGCCGGCCCGGCGGCCGGGTGCTGGTGACGTCGCTGACGCCGGGCGTCGTGATCGCCGGGGTCCGGGAGGTGGCGCCGGAGCCGCCCGGGGAGCCGACGCTCGGTGAGTTCCGCGACGCCGTGCGGCGCGTGCTCGGCACCGACCTGCCGCTGGAGGAGCCGCTGTGGCTGTCGCGGACGGTCAGCTCGGCCCGGCTCGCCGAGCACTACCGCGCCGGGCGCGTGTTCCTGGCCGGCGACGCGGCCCACCTCTTCCCGGCCGGCGGCTCCTCGCTCAACGTCGGGCTCCTGGACGCGGTCAACCTCGGCTGGAAGCTCGCCGCCGTCGTGCGCGGCGCTTCTCCTGAGAGCCTGCTCGACAGCTACCACGCGGAACGGCACCCGGTCGCCGCGCGGACGTTGACGCAGACGCGCGTCCAGGCCCTGCTCGACCGGCTCACCGGTGAGGACGGCGACGCGTTGCGGACGCTCTTCGGCGAGCTCGCGGCGCTTCCCCAGGCGACGCGGCACCTCGCCGGGCTGCTGCGGGACTCCGACGAGCTGCCGTACGTCCCCGACCTGCCGCTCACCGTCGGCGGCCGCGCCACCCGCGTGGCCGAGGTCATGCGCGCGGCGCGTCCGGTGCTGTTCGACTTCGCCGACCGCGCCGACCTGCGGGAAGCCGCCGGCCCGGACGTGAAGATCGTCACGGCGGGCTGCCCGGACGCCCCGGCCGACGCCCTGTTCGTGCGTCCGGACGGCGTCGTCGTGTTCAGCGGGGACGATCCGGCGGCGTTGCGGGAAGCAATGACGGCACCGGGGCGTTGACCCCGGTTGTGAGCTCACTGCCTGACGTGCCGCTGTCCGTGCTCGACCTGTCCCCCGTGTCCGAGGGGAACAGCGTCGGCGAGACGCTGCGAAACACCCTTGACCTCGCCCGCGCCGCGGAACGGCTGGGCTACCACCGCTACTGGCTGGCCGAGCACCACAACATGCCCGGCATCGCCAGCTCGGCGACGGCCGTGCTGATCGGCCACGTCGCCGACGCGACCGAGCGCATCCGCGTCGGCTCGGGCGGGATCATGCTGCCCAACCACGCGCCGCTGGTGGTCGCCGAGCAGTTCGGCACCCTGGAGGCGTTCCACCCGGGCCGCATCGACCTCGGCATCGGCCGTGCGCCGGGCACCGACCAGCGCACGGCGCTGGCCCTGCGCGGCCCGGGCGGGCTGTCCGCGGAGAACTTCCCGGAGCACCTGCAGGAGCTGATCGGCTACTTCACCCACTCGGAGGCGCGCGGCGTCAACGCGGTGGTCGCCGAGGGCAACCAGCCGCCGGTGTGGCTGCTGGGCTCGAGCGGCTTCAGCGCCCAGCTGGCCGGGCGGCTCGGGCTGCCGTTCTCCTTCGCGCACCACTTCGCCGCGGAGAACACGATCCCTGCTGTGCAGCTCTACCGGGAGAACTTCCAGCCCGGGGTGCTCGACGAGCCGTACGTGATGCTCGGCGTCTCCGTGGTCGCCGCCGAGACGGACGACCGCGCGCAGTTCCTGGCCGGACCGTCCGGGCTGACGTTCCTGAGCTTGCGCCGCGGCCGCCCGATCGCGCTGCCGACGCCGGAAGAGGCGGCCGAGTACCCGTACACGGAGATGGACCGCGCGTTCCTGGCCGACCGCTTCGGCTCGAGCATCATCGGCTCGCCGGAGACGGTCCACAAGGGACTCGAGCAGCTCCTGGCCGACACGGGCGCGAACGAGCTGATGATCACGACGATGGTCCACGGCCACGCGGACCGCGTCCGCTCCTACGAACTGATCGCGGGCCTCAAGTCCTGACGTGATCCGACGGTCGGCACGCGTGATCGAAGGGTCGACACGCGTGATTGGACGGACGACACGGCGCGGCCTACCCTGCTGCGGCGTGTCGACCCTCTGATCACGCGTGTCGGCCTCCTGATCACGCGTGCCGACCCTCCGGACACACGGGAATGGGCAGCTCCGCGCAGCCGAGGAACGAGTCCCGCATCCGGGACGGGATTTTCTTTTCCATCTTTGACAACAAGATCCGGTCCGTTTGTCAGCGCCGGACAAGAAATGCGCGGTTACCAGCCCGTGACCGCGTGATCCTGCTCAAGTTCTTGTCTCCCAGCAGGGCCGTGGTTAGCGTACCGACCAGTAGGAAACGGCACGGTGTCCCCCGAGACCGTGAATGGCCGACAATTGTTACCCCGTTCGGACCATTTCCCCTTGCTCATCTCGGGTGTATTCGACGTGCCGTCGGAACCGCTGGGAAGGCACACGAATGGCCGAACGGACGACGACGCCGTCGTTCCCCGGGGCCGCCGCGCTGCGGCAGACCGGACGGCTCTACGGGCTCGGCTTCGACGTCATCAGGCTGACGTTCCGCCGCCCGTTCCAGGTGCGCGAGCTGATCCAGCAGTTCTGGTTCATCGCGAGCGTCTCGATCCTGCCGACGGCGCTGGTCTCCATCCCGTTCGGCGCGGTGATCGCGCTGCACATCGGGTCGCTGACCACGCAGATCGGCGCGCAGTCCTTCACCGGCGCGGCCAGCGTGCTCGCGATCATCCAGCAGGCCAGCCCGATCGTCACCGCGCTGCTCATCGCCGGCGCCGGCGGCAGCGCGATGTGCGCCGACCTCGGCTCGCGCACCATCCGCGAAGAGATCGACGCCATGGAGGTCCTCGGCGTCTCGCCGGTCCAGCGGCTGATCGTGCCGCGGGTGCTCGCCGCCATGGGTGTCTCGGTCTTCCTCAACGGCATGGTGAGCGTCGTCGGCGTGCTCGGCGGCTACTTCTTCAACGTGATCATGCAGCACGGGACGCCGGGTGCGTACCTGGCCAGCTTCTCGGCGCTGGCGCAACTGCCCGACCTGTGGATCAGCGAGATCAAGGCGATCATCTTCGGCTTCGTCGCCGGGGTCGTCGCCGCCTACCGCGGGCTGAACCCCAAGGGCGGCCCGAAGGGCGTCGGCGACGCCGTCAACCAGTCCGTGGTCATCACGTTCCTGCTGCTGTTCGTGCTGAACCTCGTGCTCACGACCGTCTACCTGCAACTCGTGCCGCCCAAGGGGAGCTGATCGGTGACGACCACGGAAGTCCCCAAGACCGCGCGCCTGCGCGAAGCCGTCGACCGCCGGTTCGGCTTCCTCGACACCCTCGGCGACCAGATCCTGTTCTTCCTCCGCGCGATCGCGTGGACGCCGCGGGCGCTGCACCGCTACCTGCGCGAGGTCGTCCGCCTGCTCGCCGAGGTCAGCTTCGGCAGCGGCGCGCTCGCCGTCATCGGCGGCACGATCGGCGTGATGATCGGGATGACCGTCGCCACCGGCACGGTCGTCGGCCTGCAGGGCTACTCCGCGCTCAACCAGGTCGGGACGTCGGCGTTCGCCGGGTTCGTCTCCGCCTACTTCAACACCCGCGAGATCGCGCCGCTGGTGAGCGGGCTCGCCCTGAGCGCGACCGTCGGCTGCGGCTTCACCGCGCAGCTCGGCGCGATGCGGATCTCCGAGGAGATCGACGCCCTGGAGGTCATGGGCATCCCCAGCGTCCCGTACCTGGTGACGACGCGGGTGATCGCCGGCTTCCTCGCCGTCATCCCGCTCTACGCGATCGGGCTGCTGTCGAGCTACCTCGCCTCGCGGCAGGTCACCGTGTGGTTCTTCGGCCAGTCCGCGGGCACCTACGACCACTACTTCCTGCTGTTCCTCCCGCCGGGCGACGTCCTGTGGTCGTTCGGGAAGGTGCTCGTCTTCAGCGTCGTCGTGGTCCTGGCCCACTGCTACTACGGCTTCCGCGCGAGCGGCGGGCCGGCCGGCGTCGGCGTGGCGGTCGGCCGCGCGGTGCGCACCGCGATCGTCGCGATCAGCGTGCTCGACTTCTTCCTGTCCCTGGCGATCTGGGGCGCGACGACCACCGTGCAGGTGGCCGGATGAGACGGGAGACCCGCCGCAAGGCCGGGATCCGCACCGCGGGCGTGCTGTTCCTGGTGGTGATGGGCGTGCTCGTGACGCTCTCGATCAAGGTGTACGACAAGGACTTCGTCAGCACGGTCCCGGTGACGCTCAAGGCGAGCCGCATCGGCAACCAGCTCTCCCCAGGTGGACAGGTCAAGGCCCGCGGCGTTCTCGTCGGGGAGATCCGCGACGTCCGGGCGACCCCGCAGGGCGCCGAGATAGCGCTTGCCCTGGAGCCGGGCAAAGTGGACATGCTGCCGCGCAACGTCTCCGCGCTGCTCGTGCCCAAGACGCTGTTCGGCGAGCGGTACGTGCAGCTGTCCATTCCGGACGGCGCGCAGGCCCCGCACCTGAGCGCCGGTGACACGATCGAGCAGGACCATTCGGCGAACGCGGTCGAGTTGGAACGGGTCTTCGACAACCTGCTGCCGGTGCTCAAGGCCGTCCAGCCGCAGAAGCTCGCCACGACGCTGACCGCGGTGTCGACCGCGCTGCAGGGCCGCGGCGAGCAGCTCGGCAAAACGATCGACACCGCGTCGGCGTACCTGAAGAACTTCAACCCGGAACTCCCGCAGCTGACCTCGGACCTCCGGAAACTCGCCACGGTCTCGAACCTCTACGGCGACATCGCGCCCGACCTGCTCGACGCGCTCACCGCCTCCGCCGTCACGCTCGGCACGGTCAAGGAGAAGGAAGCCGACCTGGCCGGGGTGTACCAGCAGGTGACGTCGTCGTCGCAGGAGGTCACCACCTTCCTGGCCAACAACCGCGACAACCTCATCTCGCTGGCCGCCGACAGCCGCGCGCCGCTGGAGATCGCGGCGAAGTACTCCCCCAGCTTCGCCTGCACGCTGGGCTCGCTCAACGCACTCAGAGGTGCCATGGACAAGGTGCTCGGCGCGGGCACGAAGGAACCGGGTATGCACGCCGAAGTCGCGATCACCACCAACAGCGGCAAGTACGTCCCGGGCAAGGACGATCCGCGCTTCACCGGCGGCGGCGAGCCGCGGTGCTACCCCTCCGGCGTCGCCCCGACCATCGGTACCGCCGCGACGGCACCCGGCGCCGGCGGGCACCCGCTGCTCACCGGCGGCCAGGGCGACCTGGGCGTCGCGAACTCGCCGCAGGAGCAGCAACTGCTGGCCACGCTCGTCGCCCCGTCGATCGGCGTGCCGACGGCCCAGGTCCCGGGCTGGAGCAGCGTGCTCGTCGGGCCGCTCTACCGCGGCACGGAGGTGACGCTCAAGTGAGGAACATCGCCTCCCCGCTCATCAAGAGCCTGATCTTCATCGCCGTGACCGCGCTCGCGACGGCACTGCTGGCCGTCTCCATCACGAACACCGGCGTCGGCGGCGGCCGGCGGTACACGGCGAAGTTCCTCGACGCCACCGCGCTCAACGTCGGCGACGACGTCCGGATCTCCGGCGTCCGGGTCGGCCAGGTCGAGTCCCTCGACATCAGCGACCACAACCGGGCGCTGATCGCGTTCTCCCTCGACCAGGGCCGCCGGCTGCCCGCCGACGTCCGCGCGGTCATCAAGTACCGCAACATGGTCGGCCAGCGCTACATCGCCCTCGAACGCGGCGCCACCGGCACCCGGGACCAGCTGCCCGAGGGCGGTGAGATCCCGCTGGACCGCACGACGCCCGCGCTGGACCTCACCGACCTGTTCAACGGCTTCAAGCCGCTGTTCCAGGCGCTGTCGCCGAACGACGTCAACGAGCTCTCCGGCGAGATCGTCCAGGTGCTGCAGGGCGAGGGCGGCACCGTCGAGAGCCTGCTCACCCACACCGCTTCGCTGACCACCACCCTCGCCGGGCGCGACAAGGTGATCGGCGAGGTGATCGGGAACCTCAACTCGGTGCTCAAGACCGTCAACGGCAAGGGGGACGCGCTGGCGAACCTCGTGTCGACCCTGCGGCAGCTGGTGTCCGGGCTGGCCGGCGACCGCGCCGCGATCGGCGACGCCATCAGCGGGATCGGCGCGCTCGCCGACTCCACGGCCGGGCTGTTCGAGCAGGCGCGGCCGCCGCTGAAGGAAAGCATCGCCGGGCTGAAGGACGTCGCCGGGACCCTGGTGCAGAACCAGTCCGATGTGGACAGTTTCCTGACCAACCTGCCGGTGAAGTTCAACGAGATCGGCCGCGTCGCTTCGTACGGCTCGTGGATGAACTTCTTCCTCTGCCGCGCGGTGCTGGAAACCACGCCCCCGCGCGGCGTGATCGTCCCGACGCCGAGGTGCGACTCATGAAGTCCTTCAAGGAGCGCAACCCGATCGTCATGGGCGTCGTCGGCAGCGTCGCGCTGGCCGCGCTGCTCACCGTCACGCTCAACTACGACAACCTGCCGATCGTCGGGGGCGGCACCACCTACGAGGCCGAGTTCTCCGAGGCCGCCGGCCTGCAGCCGGACGACGAGGTCCGGATCGCCGGCATCAAGGTCGGTGAGGTCCGCGACGTCACGCTGGCCGACGACCACGTCCTCGTCTCCTTCCGGGTCAAGAACGCCTGGATCGGTGACCGCACGACCGCCGACATCAAGATCAAGACGTTGCTGGGCCGCAAGTTCCTCGCGCTGAACCCGACCGGCGACGGTGTCCAGAACCCGAACCAGGCGATTCCGCGCACCCGGACCGTCACGCCCTACGACGTCACCGACGCCTTCAACGGACTGGCCGACACCGTCGGCGCCATCGACACGAAACAGCTCGCGGACAGCTTCACCACGCTGTCCGACACGTTCCGGAACTCCCCCGAGCACGTCCGCACCGCGCTCGACGGGCTCAGCCGGCTCTCCAAGACGGTGTCCAGCCGGGACGGCCAGATCGCCGAGCTGCTGGCCAACGCGCGGAAGCTCACCACGACCCTGGCGAACTCGAACGACGACTTCGAGAAGCTGATCGACGACGGGAACCTGTTGCTCACCGAGCTGAACCGCCGCCGGGACGCCATCCACGACCTGCTCACCGGGTCGGCCCGGCTGGCCGACCAGCTCCGCGGCCTCGTCGCAGACAACACGGCTCAGCTGAAGCCCGCGCTGGAATCGCTGAACCAGGTCACCGACCTGCTGAAGCGGCAGAACGACAACCTCACCAAGGGCCTGCAGCTGGCCGGGCCGTACTTCCGGGTGGTCACCAACGCAACCGGCAACGGCCGCTGGATCGACGCCTACCTCTGCGGGCTGCTGCCCGAGAACCACGACCCCTGCACCCCGCCGAAGAACCCGGGAGGGGCCAAGTGACCGCGCTGACCACGACCCGCGCCGGCGTACTGGCGAGCCGGTTCGTCGCCGCCGCGATCCTGCTCGCCCTGCTCGTCACGGCGGCGCTGTGGTGGGTGTTCTCCGGCTCGGGGCAGCACCACGTCACGGCGTACTTCAGCCGCGCGGTCGGCGTCTACCCCGGCTCCGACGTCCGCGTCCTCGGCGTCCGGATCGGGCAGGTCGACGCCGTCACCCCGCGCGGCGAGCAGGTCCAGGTCGACCTGAGCGTCGACGGCTCGGTCGGGATCGCCGAGGACACGACGGTCCTGGTGATCGCGCCCAGCGTCGTCGCCGACCGCTACCTCCAGTTCGCCAAGCCGGCCCGCGGCGGGCCACGGCTGCCCGACGGCGCGAAGATCCCGATCCAGCGCACCGCCACCCCCGTGGAGCTCGACCAGCTGTACGCCAGCCTCGACACGCTGTCGAAGGCCCTCGGCCCGAACGGCGCGAACTCCCAGGGCGCGCTGTCGGACCTGCTGAAGACCGGCGCGCAGAACCTGCAGGGCAACGGCCGCGTGTTCAACGACAGCGTGCGCAACTTCGCGCAGCTGGCGCGCACGCTGGCCGGGAACTCGGGTGACCTGTTCGGCACCGTCGACGAGCTCCAGCAGTTCACGACCATGCTCGCCACCAACGACGACCAGGTCGGCAACGTCAACCAGCAGCTCTCGCAGATCTCGAGCACGCTCGCCGCCAACAGCGGCGAACTGGCGCAGGCCCTCGACGGCCTCGGCCGTGCGCTCGGCGACGTCCAGGCGTTCATCCGGGACAACCGCGGCGCCCTCAAGGCCAATGTGGACAACCTGGTGACGACCACGCGGACGCTCGTCGAACAGCGCGAGTCGCTGGCCGGCACGCTCGACGCGGTGCCGCTGGCGGTGACGAACGTGCTCCAGTCCGTCGACCCGGACACCGGGCGGCTGCTCGGCCGCGGCAACCTCGACTACTACCTCCAGGGGCTGCCACTGCCGGTCACCGGGGATGTCTACACCAACGGGAGTGGGCGATGAAGCGCGTCCTCACCGTCGTGGCCGTCGGGTGCCTGGCCCTCGCGGGCTGCTCGCCGGGCGAGTTCAAGGGCGTCTACGACCTGCCCCTGCCCGGCGGCGCGGACCTCGGCGACCACCCGTACTCGGTGACCGTGCAATTCGCCGACGTGCTGGACCTCGTGCCCCAGGCCGCCGTGAAGGTCGCCGACGTCCCGGTCGGGCGGGTGCGGGAGGTCCGGCTGGGCACCGACGGCTGGACCGCCGAGACGGTGCTGGAGGTCAACGGCGACGTCGCGCTGCCCGCGAACGCGGTCGCGCGGCTGCGGCAGTCCAGCCTGCTGGGCGAGAAGTTCGTCGAGCTGGCCCCGCCGGACGGCGAGACGCCCGCCGCCGCGAACGGGCGGCTCGCGAACGGCGCCACGATCACCCTGGACCGCACCAACCGCAACCCCGAGTTCGAAGAGATCTTCGGCGCCCTTTCGCTGCTGCTCAACGGCGGCGGGATCGGTCAGCTGCAGACCATCAACCGCGAGCTCTCGAAGGCGATGGACGGCAACGAGGAGCAGATCCGCTCGTTCCTGTCCGGGGTCGACACCCTGGTGACCGACCTCGACGCCCACCGCTCGGACATCACCGAAGCGCTCGACGGTCTCAACCGGCTGTCGGCGACGCTCGCGAACCGGCACGAACAGGTCTCCGGCGCGCTCACCGACCTCACGCCCGGCCTGCAGTCGCTGTCGGACCAGCGCACGCAGCTCGTCTCCATGCTGCAGGCGCTGGACCGGCTCTCGACGGTGGCCACCGACGTCGTCGACCGCAGCCGCGACGACATGGTCGCCGACCTGCGCGCCCTCGCCCCGATCCTCGGCCAGCTCGCCAAGGCCGGGAACGACCTGCCGCAGTCGCTGCAGATGCTGCCGACGTTCCCGTTCCCCGACTCGGTGCTGCCGGCGGTGAAGGGTGACTACATCAACGCCTACGTGTCGATGATCCCGGCGCCCGGCGTGGCGCTGCCCCCGCCCGGCGAAGGCGTCCCACCGGGTCTGCCGCCGCTCCCGCTGCCCAGCAGCGAAGCCCGTGCCTCCGGAGGCCGCTGATGCTGACGCGCAGAGTGCGGATCCAGGTCGTTCTGTTCATCGTGATCGCCTTGGCCACCACGGCGTTCGTCGGCGCGAACTACGCCGGGCTCGGGCGGCTGTTCGGGGCCGGCAGCTACACGGTCAAGCTGGAGCTCGCCGAAGGCGGCGGGCTGTTCACCAACGGCGAGGTGACCTACCGCGGGGTCGCCGTCGGCCGGGTCGGCGAGCTGCGGCTCACCACCACCGGGACCGAGGCCGACCTGCTGATCGACGACGGCGCCCCGCCGATCCCGGCGGACTCGCGGGCCGTGGTGGCGAACCGGTCCGCGGTCGGCGAGCAGTACGTCGACCTGCAGCCGCGCACGGCCGACGCGCCGTACCTGAACGGGGGCTCGGTCATCCGGCGGGAGTCGACCACGCTGCCGCTGCCGGTGAACAGCCTGCTGACCGACCTGGACTCGTTCACCGCGTCGGTGCCGACCCAGGACCTGCGCACGGTGGTGGACGAGCTCGACGACGCGTTGCACGGCTCGGGCCCGGACCTGCAGACGCTGATGGACTCGGCGACGACGTTCACGCAGCAGGCGAGCGCGCACCTGCCGCAGACGTCGAAGCTGATCGGCGACGGCGCGACGGTGCTGCGCACCCAGGTGGACTCCTCGGCGGAGTGGCGGTCGTTCTCCGGCAACGCCAAGGTGTTCGCGCAGCAGCTGGCGAAGTCGGACGGCGACCTGCGGCGGCTGATCTCGACCGCGCCGCCCGCGGCGACCGAGCTGAGCAGCCTGCTCAAGGAGAACGACCCCGGCCTGCCGATCCTGCTGGCCAACCTGCTGACGACGTCCCGGGTGTTCGCCACCCGCACGGCCGCGGAGCAGCAGCTGCTGGCCGACGCACCGCGCGCGGTGGCCGCCGTGGACTCGGCGCTGGACCGTCAGCACGACCGGCTGCGGATGGGGCTGGTGCTGAACTTCGACGACCCACCGCCGTGCCTGCAGGGCTACGAGAAGACGCCGCACCGGCCGAGCACGGACCTGACACCGTTGCCGTTCAACACCGACGCGGCCTGCACGCTGCCGTACGGGAACGAAAGCTCGGTGCGCGGCACGCAGAACGGACCGCATCCACCGGTGCCGGCCCCCGCCCTGCCGGGCGGGCTGACCGGGCCGCTGGGGATCGGCGAGCAGGCGACGTCGACGAGCCTCGAGGAGATGCTGTGGCTGCAGTGAAGCTGAAGCACGCTGCGATGGCACTCGCGGCGGCGGCGGCCGTGTTCGCCGGCTGGTCGGGTTACTCGTGGTACGCGGCCGCCCACGCGTCTTCGGTGACGTACGGGGTGGCCCGCGACGACGCGCTGACGAGCGGCCGCACCTTGGTGGCG
This genomic window from Amycolatopsis mongoliensis contains:
- a CDS encoding MCE family protein — protein: MTALTTTRAGVLASRFVAAAILLALLVTAALWWVFSGSGQHHVTAYFSRAVGVYPGSDVRVLGVRIGQVDAVTPRGEQVQVDLSVDGSVGIAEDTTVLVIAPSVVADRYLQFAKPARGGPRLPDGAKIPIQRTATPVELDQLYASLDTLSKALGPNGANSQGALSDLLKTGAQNLQGNGRVFNDSVRNFAQLARTLAGNSGDLFGTVDELQQFTTMLATNDDQVGNVNQQLSQISSTLAANSGELAQALDGLGRALGDVQAFIRDNRGALKANVDNLVTTTRTLVEQRESLAGTLDAVPLAVTNVLQSVDPDTGRLLGRGNLDYYLQGLPLPVTGDVYTNGSGR
- a CDS encoding MCE family protein, which translates into the protein MRRETRRKAGIRTAGVLFLVVMGVLVTLSIKVYDKDFVSTVPVTLKASRIGNQLSPGGQVKARGVLVGEIRDVRATPQGAEIALALEPGKVDMLPRNVSALLVPKTLFGERYVQLSIPDGAQAPHLSAGDTIEQDHSANAVELERVFDNLLPVLKAVQPQKLATTLTAVSTALQGRGEQLGKTIDTASAYLKNFNPELPQLTSDLRKLATVSNLYGDIAPDLLDALTASAVTLGTVKEKEADLAGVYQQVTSSSQEVTTFLANNRDNLISLAADSRAPLEIAAKYSPSFACTLGSLNALRGAMDKVLGAGTKEPGMHAEVAITTNSGKYVPGKDDPRFTGGGEPRCYPSGVAPTIGTAATAPGAGGHPLLTGGQGDLGVANSPQEQQLLATLVAPSIGVPTAQVPGWSSVLVGPLYRGTEVTLK
- a CDS encoding helix-turn-helix domain-containing protein, whose amino-acid sequence is MEAEELSGRISETDPAVALRAVGALHRLAEQVEAAAVAHARERGWSWEQIGDALGVARQSVHAKYGK
- a CDS encoding Clp protease N-terminal domain-containing protein, yielding MVLDRLIAKSPFAVVVTAALEESRRRGDRRLGTEHLLLGLLHDPGSARALGKNLDEARAALDRLDRVALAALGIEVEGLRPAAVPVKRGRLSPGALTSNARAAVNKAKPREPAGLLRALLTVPPPDPAADLLAELGVDREAVRRALDSPNAP
- a CDS encoding FAD-dependent monooxygenase — translated: MDVAVIGAGPVGLMLAAELRLGGAGVVVLDRRAAPDERPRANGLGGRIVEQLDHRGLLDRFRAEAAFAGPFPGFPFGPVPLDFRGLDSPMRGLMLQQPRMEALLAARATELGAEIRRGHELLDLGTVRGPDGPYRLEARYLVGCDGAHSRARELAGIGFPGTTDDELMRLGHFRGDLALFTTMPGVERGWNRRPGGRVLVTSLTPGVVIAGVREVAPEPPGEPTLGEFRDAVRRVLGTDLPLEEPLWLSRTVSSARLAEHYRAGRVFLAGDAAHLFPAGGSSLNVGLLDAVNLGWKLAAVVRGASPESLLDSYHAERHPVAARTLTQTRVQALLDRLTGEDGDALRTLFGELAALPQATRHLAGLLRDSDELPYVPDLPLTVGGRATRVAEVMRAARPVLFDFADRADLREAAGPDVKIVTAGCPDAPADALFVRPDGVVVFSGDDPAALREAMTAPGR
- a CDS encoding MCE family protein; this encodes MRNIASPLIKSLIFIAVTALATALLAVSITNTGVGGGRRYTAKFLDATALNVGDDVRISGVRVGQVESLDISDHNRALIAFSLDQGRRLPADVRAVIKYRNMVGQRYIALERGATGTRDQLPEGGEIPLDRTTPALDLTDLFNGFKPLFQALSPNDVNELSGEIVQVLQGEGGTVESLLTHTASLTTTLAGRDKVIGEVIGNLNSVLKTVNGKGDALANLVSTLRQLVSGLAGDRAAIGDAISGIGALADSTAGLFEQARPPLKESIAGLKDVAGTLVQNQSDVDSFLTNLPVKFNEIGRVASYGSWMNFFLCRAVLETTPPRGVIVPTPRCDS
- a CDS encoding MCE family protein — protein: MKSFKERNPIVMGVVGSVALAALLTVTLNYDNLPIVGGGTTYEAEFSEAAGLQPDDEVRIAGIKVGEVRDVTLADDHVLVSFRVKNAWIGDRTTADIKIKTLLGRKFLALNPTGDGVQNPNQAIPRTRTVTPYDVTDAFNGLADTVGAIDTKQLADSFTTLSDTFRNSPEHVRTALDGLSRLSKTVSSRDGQIAELLANARKLTTTLANSNDDFEKLIDDGNLLLTELNRRRDAIHDLLTGSARLADQLRGLVADNTAQLKPALESLNQVTDLLKRQNDNLTKGLQLAGPYFRVVTNATGNGRWIDAYLCGLLPENHDPCTPPKNPGGAK
- a CDS encoding MlaE family ABC transporter permease, whose product is MTTTEVPKTARLREAVDRRFGFLDTLGDQILFFLRAIAWTPRALHRYLREVVRLLAEVSFGSGALAVIGGTIGVMIGMTVATGTVVGLQGYSALNQVGTSAFAGFVSAYFNTREIAPLVSGLALSATVGCGFTAQLGAMRISEEIDALEVMGIPSVPYLVTTRVIAGFLAVIPLYAIGLLSSYLASRQVTVWFFGQSAGTYDHYFLLFLPPGDVLWSFGKVLVFSVVVVLAHCYYGFRASGGPAGVGVAVGRAVRTAIVAISVLDFFLSLAIWGATTTVQVAG
- a CDS encoding LLM class flavin-dependent oxidoreductase, whose protein sequence is MSSLPDVPLSVLDLSPVSEGNSVGETLRNTLDLARAAERLGYHRYWLAEHHNMPGIASSATAVLIGHVADATERIRVGSGGIMLPNHAPLVVAEQFGTLEAFHPGRIDLGIGRAPGTDQRTALALRGPGGLSAENFPEHLQELIGYFTHSEARGVNAVVAEGNQPPVWLLGSSGFSAQLAGRLGLPFSFAHHFAAENTIPAVQLYRENFQPGVLDEPYVMLGVSVVAAETDDRAQFLAGPSGLTFLSLRRGRPIALPTPEEAAEYPYTEMDRAFLADRFGSSIIGSPETVHKGLEQLLADTGANELMITTMVHGHADRVRSYELIAGLKS
- a CDS encoding MlaE family ABC transporter permease, with the protein product MAERTTTPSFPGAAALRQTGRLYGLGFDVIRLTFRRPFQVRELIQQFWFIASVSILPTALVSIPFGAVIALHIGSLTTQIGAQSFTGAASVLAIIQQASPIVTALLIAGAGGSAMCADLGSRTIREEIDAMEVLGVSPVQRLIVPRVLAAMGVSVFLNGMVSVVGVLGGYFFNVIMQHGTPGAYLASFSALAQLPDLWISEIKAIIFGFVAGVVAAYRGLNPKGGPKGVGDAVNQSVVITFLLLFVLNLVLTTVYLQLVPPKGS